The following proteins are co-located in the Telopea speciosissima isolate NSW1024214 ecotype Mountain lineage chromosome 9, Tspe_v1, whole genome shotgun sequence genome:
- the LOC122638804 gene encoding uncharacterized mitochondrial protein AtMg00820-like, protein MSFLTTLTTTTKPTSFAKAMKHSEWHDAMQNEIIALTNNKTWTLVPLPPSKKIIGSKWVFKIKRRVDGSVERFKARLVAKGYTQIEGVDYHDTFAPVAKLVTILVLLTVAVAKDVYMLPPPEYRRKGETVVCKLQQSLYGLKQAS, encoded by the coding sequence ATGTCCTTTCTCACTACTTTAACCACTACCACTAAGCCTACCAGTTTCGCCAAGGCTATGAAACATTCCGAATGGCATGATGCAATGCAAAATGAGATTATTGCTCTCACAAACAACAAGACTTGGACTTTGGTTCCGTTACCTCCTAGCAAAAAGATTATTGGGTCTAAAtgggttttcaaaattaaacGGCGAGTGGATGGTTCTGTGGAAAGATTTAAAGCTCGTCTTGTTGCTAAGGGCTACACACAAATTGAAGGGGTCGATTACCAtgacacatttgcccctgtggctAAACTTGTCACCATCCTTGTGCTTCTTACTGTGGCAGTCGCAAAAGATGTATATATGTTGCCCCCTCCCGAGTATCGTCGTAAGGGGGAGACCGTCGTTTGCAAACTCCAACAGTCTCTATATGGGCTCAAACAGGCATCCTGA